From a region of the Triticum aestivum cultivar Chinese Spring chromosome 7D, IWGSC CS RefSeq v2.1, whole genome shotgun sequence genome:
- the LOC123164386 gene encoding uncharacterized protein: MTEVNVGGCFLRSQIDHPSMEAMRATWAHTWLRFKLQLDRCRDAAMEQSGPPFSSRLVRSATASHFRRPCTKAVKGTMMNSTQDPTGDPTDGSPTDANTSDA; the protein is encoded by the exons ATGACGGAGGTCAACGTGGGAGGCTGCTTCCTCCGATCCCAGATCGACCATCCGTCGATGGAGGCCATGAGAGCCACGTGGGCACACACATGGCTGCGCTTCAAG CTGCAGCTCGATAGATGCAGGGACGCCGCCATGGAACAgtcagggcctcccttctcttcccgTTTAGTCCGATCCGCCACTGCCAGCCATTTCCGGCGCCCTTGCACCAAAGCGGTG AAGGGCACAATGATGAATTCAACGCAAGATCCTACTGGTGATCCAACAGATGGGAGCCCAACAGACGCAAACACATCAG ATGCCTAA